In one Cellulomonas sp. JZ18 genomic region, the following are encoded:
- a CDS encoding M48 family metallopeptidase yields MPTPPEPPDPRGAAAPPVEVRRSRRRVRTVSAWREGDRTVVAIPARFTRAQEREWVGRMVERLAAQERRRRPSDAQLLARAQDLSRRYLSGRAVPSTVRWSSNQGRRWGSCTPSDGTIRISDRLRGMPRWVLDYVLLHELAHLLQPGHGPDFWAELTAYPHTQRARGFLEGYAFLRDGAPDDHGPGEPRPDDEPGDDEPVGGEVDDGAALEADVDGEDAPDPAVGGPDVGDTAVPRGR; encoded by the coding sequence ATGCCGACGCCGCCCGAGCCGCCGGACCCGCGCGGCGCGGCCGCGCCCCCGGTGGAGGTCCGCCGCTCGCGCCGCCGCGTCCGCACCGTGAGCGCGTGGCGCGAGGGCGACCGCACCGTGGTCGCCATCCCCGCGCGGTTCACGCGCGCGCAGGAGCGCGAGTGGGTCGGCCGGATGGTGGAGCGGCTGGCCGCGCAGGAGCGGCGCCGGCGTCCGTCCGACGCGCAGCTCCTGGCACGCGCGCAGGACCTGTCGCGGCGCTACCTGAGCGGGCGGGCCGTGCCGTCGACGGTCCGGTGGTCCTCCAACCAGGGTCGACGCTGGGGGTCCTGCACACCGTCGGACGGGACGATCCGCATCAGCGACCGGCTGCGCGGCATGCCGCGGTGGGTCCTCGACTACGTGCTGCTGCACGAGCTCGCGCACCTGCTGCAGCCCGGTCACGGCCCCGACTTCTGGGCGGAGCTGACCGCGTACCCGCACACGCAGCGCGCCCGTGGGTTCCTGGAGGGGTACGCGTTCCTGCGCGACGGCGCACCGGACGACCACGGCCCGGGCGAGCCGCGGCCGGACGACGAGCCGGGCGACGACGAGCCCGTCGGCGGGGAGGTCGACGACGGCGCCGCGCTCGAGGCGGACGTCGACGGGGAGGACGCCCCCGACCCGGCCGTGGGCGGGCCCGACGTCGGCGACACGGCGGTACCGCGCGGCCGGTGA
- a CDS encoding UvrD-helicase domain-containing protein: protein MSEDVAARVGTPDAEPGAEPAVAPALSAERIARLVGQHPPTEEQRRVIEAPLRPSLVVAGAGSGKTETMAGRVVWLVANGLVAPEQVLGLTFTRKAAGELAERVRRRLRALARAAARDGVTLPTGADVLDELARPHVSTYHAYAASLVSDHALRLGVEPGARLLGEAAQWQLAAQVVESWTGDLGTAAATSTVVDAVLSLSGALDEHLLDPADARARVEQLAADLAATPVGEDRRAPRAKARDLVASLGERARVLDLVVEYRARKRAAESLDFGDQVALAARIARDAPEVGAGERARYRVVLLDEYQDTSYAQLVLLSALFSGGHPVTAVGDPHQSIYGWRGASPGGLARFPETFPVVEPGPGGRGSRARRRPADVVELSTSWRNDVAVLAAANLVAMPLRAAGGRVEVPELRPRPGAGAGTVLAAVTATIEEEAATVAAFVAGQWRSGSHPEGRRTAAVLCRKRSQFEPLRRALRAEGLPVEVVGLGGLLAAPEVVDLVAVLQAAHDPTRGDALVRLLTGARTRLGAADLHALGDWARQGARTHGRDPRATGVEADVVDERSLVDALDDLPPEGWRSAAGRSLTPVGRARLRDLAAVLRAVRAHQGLSLPELVNEAERLLGLDIEVQARPDVDAGRARANLDAFADVVADFARGADRPSLGALLAWLEAADAREDGLELPVTEPDPDAVQLMTVHAAKGLEWDAVAVAGMVDGGLPATAVLGPDGPKDSGWLTGLGVLPYPLRGDADDLPRLECAGAADAKELAERLTRFTRDAGEHEVAEERRLAYVAVTRARDRLLLTAARWADAKAPRRVSPFLSELVDAGLAEVTAWADEPPADATNPRAALVESAVWPADPFARDGSAPRRPAVEAAAAAVLDALADAPGGPHAPDAATPGGDRGAEHDPGPEGEDWDALADRLLAEQAERRRGDARVALPAHLSASSLVRLDADRDAFALGLRRPVPREPSRQARRGTAFHAWVEAWYGRATLVDLDDLPGADDDSLPVDADQAELRAAFLRTPWAHRVPLAVEVDVETTIGGYVLRSRIDAVFADPDRPGVDGAVVVVDWKTGAPPSDRAERESRALQLAVYRLAWARWTGTDPGLVRAAFCYVGAGVTVTPDRLPEEDEIAALLAAAAPVATA from the coding sequence GTGAGCGAGGACGTCGCGGCACGCGTCGGCACGCCCGACGCCGAGCCCGGCGCCGAGCCCGCCGTCGCGCCGGCGCTGTCGGCCGAGCGCATCGCGCGGCTCGTGGGCCAGCACCCGCCCACCGAGGAGCAGCGTCGGGTCATCGAGGCGCCGCTGCGGCCGTCGCTCGTGGTCGCGGGTGCGGGCTCGGGCAAGACGGAGACGATGGCCGGGCGCGTCGTGTGGCTCGTCGCGAACGGCCTGGTCGCACCCGAGCAGGTGCTCGGCCTGACGTTCACGCGCAAGGCGGCGGGCGAGCTCGCGGAGCGCGTGCGGCGGCGCCTGCGCGCGCTCGCCCGGGCGGCGGCCCGCGACGGCGTCACGCTGCCCACGGGTGCGGACGTGCTCGACGAGCTCGCGCGCCCGCACGTGTCGACGTACCACGCCTACGCCGCGAGCCTGGTCTCGGACCACGCGCTGCGACTCGGCGTCGAGCCGGGTGCGCGGCTGCTCGGCGAGGCCGCCCAGTGGCAGCTCGCCGCGCAGGTGGTCGAGTCGTGGACGGGCGACCTCGGGACGGCGGCCGCGACGTCCACCGTGGTCGACGCCGTCCTGTCCCTCTCGGGCGCCCTCGACGAGCACCTCCTCGACCCGGCCGACGCGCGGGCCCGCGTCGAGCAGCTGGCGGCCGACCTCGCCGCCACGCCGGTGGGCGAGGACCGGCGGGCGCCGCGCGCGAAGGCGCGCGACCTGGTGGCCTCGCTCGGGGAGCGTGCGCGCGTGCTCGACCTCGTCGTGGAGTACCGGGCCCGCAAGCGCGCCGCCGAGTCCCTCGACTTCGGCGACCAGGTCGCGCTCGCGGCGCGCATCGCCCGCGACGCGCCTGAGGTGGGGGCGGGGGAGCGGGCCCGGTACCGCGTCGTGCTCCTCGACGAGTACCAGGACACGTCGTACGCCCAGCTCGTGCTGCTCTCGGCGCTGTTCTCCGGCGGGCACCCCGTCACCGCGGTGGGGGACCCGCACCAGTCCATCTACGGCTGGCGGGGCGCGAGCCCGGGCGGGCTCGCGCGGTTCCCCGAGACGTTCCCGGTCGTCGAGCCCGGTCCCGGCGGACGCGGGTCGCGCGCCCGCCGCCGCCCCGCGGACGTCGTGGAGCTGTCGACCTCGTGGCGCAACGACGTCGCCGTCCTGGCGGCCGCGAACCTCGTGGCCATGCCGCTGCGGGCGGCGGGCGGCCGCGTCGAGGTGCCGGAGCTGCGCCCGCGACCCGGTGCCGGGGCCGGCACCGTGCTCGCCGCCGTGACCGCGACGATCGAGGAGGAGGCGGCCACCGTGGCCGCGTTCGTGGCGGGGCAGTGGCGGTCCGGGTCCCACCCGGAGGGCCGCCGCACGGCAGCCGTGCTGTGCCGCAAGCGCTCGCAGTTCGAGCCGCTGCGGCGCGCCCTGCGCGCCGAGGGTCTGCCGGTCGAGGTCGTGGGCCTGGGCGGGCTGCTCGCGGCGCCGGAGGTCGTGGACCTCGTCGCGGTGCTGCAGGCGGCGCACGACCCCACGCGCGGCGACGCCCTCGTGCGGCTGCTCACCGGTGCCCGCACGCGCCTCGGCGCGGCCGACCTGCACGCGCTCGGCGACTGGGCGCGCCAGGGCGCTCGCACGCACGGGCGCGACCCCCGGGCGACGGGCGTCGAGGCGGACGTCGTCGACGAGCGCAGCCTCGTCGACGCCCTCGACGACCTGCCGCCCGAGGGCTGGCGCAGCGCTGCCGGCCGCTCCCTCACGCCCGTGGGGCGCGCCCGGCTGCGCGACCTGGCCGCGGTGCTCCGCGCGGTCCGCGCCCACCAGGGCCTGTCGCTGCCCGAGCTGGTCAACGAGGCGGAGCGGCTGCTGGGGCTCGACATCGAGGTGCAGGCCCGGCCGGACGTCGACGCGGGCCGCGCGCGCGCCAACCTCGACGCGTTCGCCGACGTCGTCGCGGACTTCGCCCGGGGCGCCGACCGGCCGAGCCTCGGTGCGCTGCTCGCCTGGCTCGAGGCCGCGGACGCCCGCGAGGACGGCCTCGAGCTGCCCGTCACGGAGCCCGACCCCGACGCCGTCCAGCTCATGACCGTGCACGCCGCGAAGGGGCTGGAGTGGGACGCGGTCGCGGTCGCGGGGATGGTCGACGGCGGCCTGCCGGCGACCGCGGTGCTGGGGCCCGACGGACCGAAGGACTCGGGCTGGCTGACGGGGCTCGGCGTCCTGCCGTACCCCCTGCGGGGCGACGCCGACGACCTGCCCCGCCTCGAGTGCGCGGGCGCGGCCGACGCCAAGGAGCTGGCCGAGCGCCTCACCCGTTTCACGCGGGACGCCGGCGAGCACGAGGTGGCCGAGGAGCGCCGCCTCGCCTACGTCGCGGTCACGCGCGCCCGTGACCGGCTGCTGCTGACCGCCGCGCGCTGGGCGGACGCGAAGGCGCCGCGACGCGTCTCCCCGTTCCTGTCCGAGCTCGTCGACGCCGGGCTCGCCGAGGTGACGGCCTGGGCCGACGAGCCGCCGGCCGACGCCACCAACCCCCGCGCGGCGCTCGTGGAGAGCGCCGTGTGGCCCGCCGACCCGTTCGCACGGGACGGGAGCGCGCCGCGCCGACCGGCCGTGGAGGCGGCGGCGGCAGCGGTGCTGGACGCCCTCGCCGACGCACCGGGCGGCCCGCACGCCCCCGACGCCGCGACCCCCGGGGGCGACCGCGGCGCCGAGCACGACCCGGGGCCCGAGGGCGAGGACTGGGACGCCCTGGCCGACCGCCTGCTCGCCGAGCAGGCCGAGCGGCGCCGGGGCGACGCCCGGGTCGCCCTGCCGGCGCACCTGTCGGCGTCCTCGCTCGTCCGGCTCGACGCCGACCGCGACGCCTTCGCGCTCGGCCTGCGCCGGCCCGTGCCGCGCGAACCGTCCCGCCAGGCCCGCCGCGGCACCGCGTTCCACGCCTGGGTCGAGGCGTGGTACGGGCGTGCGACCCTGGTCGACCTCGACGACCTGCCCGGCGCGGACGACGACTCGCTGCCCGTGGACGCCGACCAGGCCGAGCTGCGCGCGGCGTTCCTGCGCACGCCGTGGGCCCACCGGGTCCCGCTGGCCGTGGAGGTCGACGTCGAGACGACGATCGGCGGCTACGTGCTGCGCTCGCGCATCGACGCGGTCTTCGCGGACCCCGACCGGCCCGGCGTGGACGGGGCCGTCGTGGTCGTGGACTGGAAGACGGGCGCCCCGCCGTCGGACCGCGCCGAGCGGGAGTCGCGCGCGCTCCAGCTCGCCGTGTACCGGCTCGCGTGGGCCCGCTGGACGGGCACCGACCCCGGGCTCGTGCGGGCGGCCTTCTGCTACGTCGGGGCCGGCGTCACGGTCACGCCGGACCGCCTGCCCGAGGAGGACGAGATCGCCGCGCTGCTCGCGGCGGCCGCTCCCGTCGCCACGGCCTGA
- the nudC gene encoding NAD(+) diphosphatase, translating to MTPDLLADLPLARSRTDRAALLREDPDVLPAALADAGTRVLVVHDGGVRTQGPDRVRWYTPDEARTEARAVLGEGGAPDDAWLLLGADDDGTRVLALRLPDRTPPATRPGPADAAVHAARVASAGAAGDGWRSLRVVGAALDARDAGLATTAVALDAWHDRHPRCPRCGAATRVAQAGWSRVCDVDASEHYPRTDPAVIMAVVDDDDRLLLGHAAAWPEGRWSTLAGFVEAGESAEQAVRREVREETDVVVDRVEYRGSQPWPFPASLMLGYRAHAVRTEVTVDGQEMAAARWFSREELARAVDEGSVLLPGRASIARALVEEWFGRPFPD from the coding sequence GTGACGCCCGACCTCCTCGCCGACCTCCCCCTCGCCCGCAGCCGCACCGACCGTGCCGCCCTCCTGCGCGAGGACCCCGACGTGCTGCCCGCCGCACTCGCGGACGCGGGCACGCGCGTGCTCGTCGTGCACGACGGCGGGGTGCGCACGCAGGGCCCGGACCGCGTCCGCTGGTACACCCCGGACGAGGCGCGCACCGAGGCGCGCGCGGTGCTCGGGGAGGGCGGCGCGCCGGACGACGCCTGGCTGCTGCTGGGCGCCGACGACGACGGCACGCGGGTGCTCGCGCTGCGCCTGCCGGACCGCACGCCGCCGGCGACCCGTCCGGGACCCGCGGACGCGGCGGTGCACGCGGCCCGGGTCGCGTCCGCGGGAGCGGCCGGCGACGGGTGGCGCTCCCTGCGGGTCGTGGGCGCGGCGCTCGACGCCCGCGACGCGGGCCTGGCCACGACGGCCGTGGCCCTGGACGCGTGGCACGACCGGCACCCGCGCTGCCCGCGGTGCGGCGCCGCCACGCGGGTGGCGCAGGCGGGCTGGTCGCGCGTGTGCGACGTGGACGCCTCGGAGCACTACCCGCGCACCGACCCCGCCGTGATCATGGCGGTCGTCGACGACGACGACCGGCTGCTGCTCGGTCACGCCGCGGCGTGGCCGGAGGGGCGCTGGTCCACGCTCGCGGGCTTCGTCGAGGCCGGCGAGTCCGCCGAGCAGGCGGTGCGCCGCGAGGTGCGCGAGGAGACGGACGTCGTCGTCGACCGCGTCGAGTACCGGGGCAGCCAGCCGTGGCCGTTCCCGGCGTCGCTCATGCTCGGCTACCGGGCGCACGCCGTCCGCACCGAGGTGACGGTGGACGGACAGGAGATGGCCGCGGCGCGCTGGTTCAGCCGCGAGGAGCTGGCCCGCGCGGTCGACGAGGGCAGCGTGCTGCTGCCGGGACGCGCGTCGATCGCGCGGGCGCTCGTCGAGGAGTGGTTCGGCCGCCCGTTCCCGGACTGA
- a CDS encoding ATP-dependent DNA helicase UvrD2, which yields MSADALLDALDPEQRAVATALTGPVCVLAGAGTGKTRAITHRIAYGVRTGVYRPASVLAVTFTARAAGEMRVRLRDLGASGVQARTFHAAALRQLGHFWPRVVGGAPPRLLEQKAPLVAEAGRRVGVTLDRVSVRDVSSEIEWAKVSLVTADDYQRAAEVVRRPAPAGQDPQVVARLLTAYEDVKAERGVIDFEDVLLLLAAMLGQRGEIAEEVRAQYRHLVVDEYQDVSPLQQHLLEQWLGGRHDLCVVGDPSQTIYSFAGATPHHLLTFTRRHPRATVVRLVRDYRSTPQVVGLANRVLTATRRPGDPAPLHLVAQQPDGPPVRFTAYDDDEAEAAGVAARAARLIASGVPASEIAVLYRTNVQAEALEQALAAAGVGYQVRGGERFFSRRDVRDALVLLRGGARAADPDVPLGEAARDVLRSAGWSPEPPAARGAARERWDAMQALVGLADDLAAAREGATMVDLVAELDERAAAQHAPTVDGVTLASLHAAKGLEWDAVFLVGLSDGLLPISLAQTDAAVAEERRLLYVGVTRARRHLELSYAAARTPGSRATRRRSRFLDGLWAGEGGRGARATAAGVRAWVAGDAGARRGDGEPDAAVLDRLRAWRARVAAERGVPAFRVMPDVALEAVAAAVPTGPAELQRVHGLGQTRLREYGAELLRVVAGEDVVAGRARRPRV from the coding sequence ATGTCCGCCGACGCCCTCCTCGACGCGCTGGACCCCGAGCAGCGCGCGGTCGCGACCGCCCTGACGGGGCCCGTGTGCGTGCTCGCCGGTGCCGGCACCGGCAAGACCCGTGCCATCACCCACCGCATCGCGTACGGCGTGCGCACCGGCGTGTACCGCCCGGCGTCGGTGCTCGCCGTGACGTTCACCGCGCGCGCCGCGGGGGAGATGCGCGTGCGGCTGCGCGACCTGGGTGCCTCCGGTGTCCAGGCGCGCACGTTCCACGCGGCCGCGCTGCGCCAGCTCGGGCACTTCTGGCCCCGGGTCGTGGGCGGCGCGCCGCCGCGGCTGCTCGAGCAGAAGGCCCCGCTGGTCGCCGAGGCGGGCCGTCGCGTCGGCGTCACCCTCGACCGCGTGTCGGTGCGGGACGTGTCGTCCGAGATCGAGTGGGCCAAGGTCTCGCTCGTCACGGCGGACGACTACCAGCGTGCGGCCGAGGTCGTCCGGCGCCCCGCCCCGGCCGGTCAGGACCCGCAGGTGGTGGCGCGCCTGCTCACGGCCTACGAGGACGTCAAGGCGGAGCGCGGCGTCATCGACTTCGAGGACGTCCTGCTGCTGCTCGCCGCGATGCTGGGCCAGCGCGGGGAGATCGCCGAGGAGGTGCGAGCCCAGTACCGGCACCTCGTCGTCGACGAGTACCAGGACGTCAGCCCGCTGCAGCAGCACCTGCTGGAGCAGTGGCTGGGCGGCCGCCACGACCTGTGCGTCGTGGGCGACCCGAGCCAGACCATCTACTCCTTCGCCGGGGCGACGCCGCACCACCTGCTCACCTTCACGCGCCGGCACCCGCGGGCGACGGTCGTGCGCCTGGTGCGGGACTACCGCTCCACGCCGCAGGTCGTCGGCCTCGCGAACCGCGTGCTGACCGCCACGCGCCGCCCGGGGGACCCCGCCCCGCTGCACCTGGTCGCCCAGCAGCCGGACGGTCCGCCCGTCCGGTTCACGGCGTACGACGACGACGAGGCGGAGGCCGCCGGCGTGGCGGCACGGGCCGCCCGGCTGATCGCGTCCGGCGTGCCGGCGAGCGAGATCGCCGTGCTGTACCGCACCAACGTGCAGGCCGAGGCCCTCGAGCAGGCGCTCGCGGCCGCCGGCGTCGGCTACCAGGTGCGTGGCGGCGAGCGGTTCTTCTCGCGCCGCGACGTGCGCGACGCGCTCGTGCTGCTGCGCGGCGGGGCTCGTGCCGCCGACCCCGACGTGCCGCTCGGCGAGGCGGCTCGGGACGTCCTGCGCTCGGCGGGGTGGTCGCCCGAGCCGCCGGCGGCCCGCGGTGCCGCGCGCGAGCGCTGGGACGCCATGCAGGCGCTCGTCGGGCTCGCCGACGACCTCGCCGCCGCGCGCGAGGGGGCGACGATGGTCGACCTCGTCGCCGAGCTCGACGAGCGCGCCGCCGCGCAGCACGCGCCGACCGTCGACGGGGTGACGCTCGCGTCGCTGCACGCCGCCAAGGGGCTGGAGTGGGACGCCGTCTTCCTCGTCGGGCTGAGCGACGGCCTCCTGCCGATCTCGCTCGCGCAGACCGACGCGGCCGTGGCCGAGGAGCGCCGGCTGCTGTACGTCGGCGTCACCCGCGCACGCCGGCACCTCGAGCTCTCCTACGCCGCCGCCCGCACCCCCGGGTCGCGAGCCACGCGGCGCCGCTCCCGCTTCCTCGACGGTCTGTGGGCGGGCGAGGGCGGACGTGGCGCGCGTGCGACGGCCGCGGGCGTGCGCGCGTGGGTGGCGGGGGACGCGGGCGCCCGCCGCGGGGACGGCGAGCCCGACGCGGCCGTCCTCGACCGGCTGCGGGCCTGGCGGGCGCGGGTGGCGGCCGAGCGCGGCGTGCCGGCCTTCCGGGTGATGCCCGACGTCGCGCTCGAGGCGGTCGCCGCGGCGGTGCCGACGGGGCCGGCGGAGCTGCAGCGGGTCCACGGCCTCGGGCAGACGCGGCTGCGCGAGTACGGCGCCGAGCTGCTGCGCGTCGTCGCCGGTGAGGACGTCGTCGCGGGGCGCGCGAGGCGGCCCCGCGTCTGA
- a CDS encoding phosphotransferase: MTRSPLALAALATVAIPGLDAYDVRRPGVAGADFDVAVVVDSVRRRWVVRAPQNAAAGAALEAEVALLEALAPHVDEGRLPFAVPRPAGFAHLPEGGRACVHREVAGQPLRLETLRPGPGLAASVGRALAAVHELPTAIVEDAGLPVYDAGGYRERRQAEVDEAARTGLVPPTLLRRWEEQLEDVALWRFRPTVVHGDLTSAHVLVADGAVAGVLDWGSAMVADPADDLSWLLVAAPQDAVESILEAYLLRRTELTDPHLADRAMLAGELALARWLLHGVRSGRQDVVDDAVGMLHDLDQHTRVEDEAAAAL, translated from the coding sequence GTGACCCGTTCGCCCCTCGCCCTCGCCGCCCTCGCGACCGTCGCGATCCCCGGGCTCGACGCGTACGACGTGCGCCGGCCCGGCGTGGCGGGCGCCGACTTCGACGTCGCCGTGGTCGTGGACTCGGTGCGCCGGCGCTGGGTCGTGCGCGCGCCGCAGAACGCCGCCGCCGGTGCGGCCCTCGAGGCGGAGGTCGCGCTGCTCGAGGCGCTCGCGCCGCACGTCGACGAGGGACGTCTGCCGTTCGCCGTGCCGCGCCCCGCCGGGTTCGCGCACCTGCCCGAGGGCGGGCGGGCCTGCGTGCACCGGGAGGTGGCGGGTCAGCCCCTGCGGCTCGAGACGCTGCGGCCCGGTCCCGGTCTCGCGGCGTCCGTCGGACGCGCCCTCGCGGCCGTGCACGAGCTGCCCACGGCGATCGTCGAGGACGCGGGCCTGCCGGTGTACGACGCGGGGGGCTACCGCGAGCGGCGGCAGGCCGAGGTCGACGAGGCCGCGCGGACCGGCCTGGTGCCGCCGACGCTGCTGCGTCGCTGGGAGGAGCAGCTCGAGGACGTCGCGCTGTGGCGCTTCCGGCCGACGGTCGTGCACGGGGACCTCACGAGCGCGCACGTGCTCGTCGCCGACGGCGCGGTGGCGGGGGTCCTCGACTGGGGCAGCGCCATGGTCGCCGACCCCGCGGACGACCTGTCGTGGCTGCTGGTGGCGGCGCCGCAGGACGCGGTCGAGTCCATCCTCGAGGCGTACCTGCTGCGCCGGACCGAGCTGACCGACCCGCACCTCGCCGACCGGGCGATGCTCGCGGGCGAGCTGGCCCTCGCGCGCTGGCTGCTGCACGGCGTGCGCTCCGGACGCCAGGACGTCGTCGACGACGCCGTGGGCATGCTGCACGACCTCGACCAGCACACGCGCGTGGAGGACGAGGCCGCCGCGGCGCTGTGA
- a CDS encoding WhiB family transcriptional regulator: MRLTTLLDTVDHGGSGPWPTGSTATTDDNRQFDRLVADLIPCRSNDPELWFAERQADVERAKALCRSCPLIDGCLAGAVERAEPWGVWGGQVFVGGVVVPTKRGRGRPRKDAAA; the protein is encoded by the coding sequence GTGCGGCTCACGACGCTGCTCGACACCGTGGACCACGGCGGATCCGGACCGTGGCCCACCGGCAGCACCGCGACGACGGACGACAACCGACAGTTCGACCGCTTGGTCGCCGATCTCATCCCGTGCCGGTCGAACGACCCCGAGCTGTGGTTCGCCGAGCGCCAGGCCGACGTGGAGCGGGCCAAGGCCCTGTGCCGCAGCTGCCCGCTCATCGACGGCTGCCTGGCCGGCGCCGTCGAGCGCGCCGAGCCGTGGGGGGTGTGGGGCGGTCAGGTGTTCGTCGGCGGTGTGGTCGTGCCCACCAAGCGCGGGCGCGGCCGGCCCCGCAAGGACGCGGCCGCCTGA
- a CDS encoding ThiF family adenylyltransferase, translating to MTRTPLRLRPGLRVLPRGDDAVQVGLDPRWAVVVEGLDPAEVALWCSVDDTTDLTSLTRASAVTATVAALRTAGLLRPDPPRADVVRGPTAGDAAAWALLRPDGAGESVVRARAAAVVGVVGLGATGAQVARLLATAGVGTLLLDDEAPVRSTDVAAGAHRWSDVGAPRATAVRRALRDVAPDVRVDHDAEPDAVVVVEHDAADPARAAMLTSASVPHLSVVVRAADAVVGPWVRPGDGPCLRCLDLHRADADPAWPRVLAAVAGRPARGTAPAGGAAGEVGVLAAACAALASAQVLTMLAGAVPALCGTTAEIGLPDLVPRLRTWSPHPDCGCTKPPGAVPAEPARDG from the coding sequence GTGACCCGTACCCCGCTCCGCCTGCGCCCCGGGCTGCGCGTGCTGCCCCGTGGGGACGACGCCGTCCAGGTCGGGCTGGACCCCCGCTGGGCCGTCGTCGTCGAGGGGCTCGACCCCGCCGAGGTGGCGCTCTGGTGCTCGGTGGACGACACGACGGACCTCACCTCCCTCACGCGGGCGTCCGCCGTGACGGCCACCGTCGCCGCGCTGCGCACCGCGGGGCTGCTGCGGCCCGACCCGCCCCGTGCCGACGTCGTCCGGGGCCCGACAGCGGGCGACGCCGCGGCGTGGGCGCTGCTGCGCCCGGACGGCGCGGGCGAGTCCGTGGTGCGGGCCCGGGCGGCCGCGGTCGTCGGTGTCGTGGGCCTGGGTGCGACGGGCGCGCAGGTGGCGCGGCTGCTGGCGACGGCCGGCGTCGGCACCCTGCTGCTCGACGACGAGGCGCCCGTGCGCTCCACCGACGTCGCCGCCGGCGCGCACCGCTGGAGCGACGTCGGCGCACCCCGTGCGACCGCCGTGCGCCGCGCCCTGCGCGACGTCGCGCCCGACGTGCGCGTGGACCACGACGCGGAGCCGGACGCCGTCGTCGTGGTGGAGCACGATGCGGCCGACCCGGCACGCGCGGCGATGCTCACGTCGGCGAGCGTGCCGCACCTGTCCGTGGTGGTCCGGGCCGCCGACGCGGTCGTCGGGCCCTGGGTCCGCCCGGGTGACGGCCCCTGCCTGCGCTGCCTGGACCTGCACCGCGCCGACGCCGACCCGGCCTGGCCGCGGGTGCTCGCGGCGGTCGCCGGCCGCCCCGCACGCGGCACTGCCCCGGCGGGCGGCGCGGCGGGCGAGGTCGGTGTGCTCGCGGCCGCCTGCGCGGCGTTGGCGTCCGCGCAGGTCCTCACGATGCTCGCCGGTGCCGTCCCGGCGCTGTGCGGGACGACCGCGGAGATCGGCCTGCCCGACCTCGTGCCGCGGCTGCGCACGTGGTCGCCCCACCCGGACTGCGGCTGCACGAAGCCGCCGGGGGCCGTCCCCGCGGAGCCGGCCCGAGACGGGTGA
- a CDS encoding DUF5679 domain-containing protein yields MAETWAGEFYCVKCKEKREAEGDVVVSESGRRMAKATCPVCGTKLNRILGKA; encoded by the coding sequence ATGGCTGAGACCTGGGCGGGCGAGTTCTACTGCGTGAAGTGCAAGGAGAAGCGGGAGGCCGAGGGCGACGTCGTCGTCTCCGAGTCCGGCCGCCGGATGGCCAAGGCGACCTGCCCCGTGTGCGGCACCAAGCTCAACCGCATCCTCGGCAAGGCCTGA
- a CDS encoding mycoredoxin produces the protein MTQTTPAPGTVTMYSTTWCGYCHRLRTQMDSAGIAYDVVDIEQQPDAAAFVESVNGGNQTVPTVVFPDGSAATNPSLAEVKARLGL, from the coding sequence ATGACGCAGACGACCCCTGCCCCGGGCACCGTGACGATGTACTCCACGACCTGGTGCGGCTACTGCCACCGGCTGAGGACGCAGATGGACTCCGCCGGCATCGCGTACGACGTCGTCGACATCGAGCAGCAGCCCGACGCCGCCGCGTTCGTCGAGTCCGTGAACGGCGGCAACCAGACCGTGCCGACCGTCGTGTTCCCCGACGGCTCCGCCGCCACCAACCCGTCGCTGGCCGAGGTCAAGGCGCGCCTGGGGCTCTGA